TGTCCCTCACCTCCGACCTCAAGGCCGGCCGCGTCTTCCTGGGCTTCAGCATCGCCATGACGGTCCTGGCCTTCATCCTCTCCCTGATCGGGATCATCATGTCCAGCTGCTGCTCCCGCTGCGGCGAGAGCCGCGAGGATAGGCGCTGCCTGACCCTGACCGCGGGAGTCCTCTACCTCCTCAGCGTGGTCCTCATCCTCATCCCCGTCATCTGGGTCATCATCAACGTGGTCCGAGGGTCCTACGACGCTTCCCTGACCAGGGGGGCCGTCAGGCTGGAGATCGGGGAGGCCATGATGCTGGCCTGGCCCACCATCATCTTCCTCCTCATCGGGGGGATCATCCTGTGCTCCAGCTGCTGCTGCTCCAGGGAACTGGTCAACCAAGGGCAATACAGGCCGGCCTGCGACCAGGGGCTGGTGCAACGCAAGCGCGGCGGCGACGAGCGCTCCTGCAGCACCCCCAGAATGCAGTACATATAAATCTCCACCAGATGTCACCGCACGAGGACTTTACCGACTTAGCTGGGCTGTGAAGGCGCCTGAAATATGAACTGTCTGTGCCGAGTGCGCTCCCCACTTCTTGGACTCTTCCAGCAGACGTCTGAGAACGAACGGCGGAATCTGATTGGGCACTGTTGGGGGGAAACAGACAGTAGAGGGGaactttggccattttttttcaccaaccACAGAAATGGACCAGAGATCtgatctgggacttgtagtccctggGCGGTGCCGGCAGACGCCTGACGAAACGTTTGTCACGACGTCTTTTCTGTACATTTGCTTTATGTTTAGACTGCTAATGGAAATCGACCAATCAGGTGTCATGTATATAATGTGAATGTTTCTTATTTACTGTCTGCAACAATTGTATTTATTTCATGTATGATGTCATAATATTTATATGATGTCATAATGTTTATATGATGTGTTATTATTTATATCATGAGATATTAAAAACAACGCTAAACCActtcctgtatgtcgggtgtaattctcgggatctgttcttattctgtatgtatggactctgcacagtactgctgtcctctgccctgctgaccccctgtacactacCCTACAAACGGCtgaccctgtcctctgccctgctgaccccctgtacactgccctacaaacggctgaccctgtcctctgccctgctgaccccctgtacactgccctacaaacttctgaccctgtcctctgccctgctgaccccctgtacactgccctacaaatgGCTGACcctatcctctgccctgctgacccctgtacactgccctacaaacagctgaccctgtcctctgccctgctgaccccctgtacactgccctacaaacggctgaccctgtcctctgccctgctgaccccctgtacactgccctacaaatggatgaccctgtcctctgccctgctgaccccctgtacactgccctacaaatggctgaccctgtcctctgccctgctgaccccctgtacactacCCTACAAACGGCtgaccctgtcctctgccctgctgaccccctgtacactgccctacaaacagctcaccctgtcctctgccctgctgaccccctgtacactgccctacaaacttctgaccctgtcctctgccctgctgaccccctgtacactgccctacaaacagctgaccctgtcctctgccctgctgacccctgtacactgccctacaaacggctgaccctgtcctctgccctgctgaccccctgtacactgccctacaaactgctgacccctgtacactgccctacaaacagCTGACCctttcctctgccctgctgactccctgtacactgccctacaaacagctcaccctgtcctctgccctgctgacccctgtacactgccctacaaacagctgaccctgtcctctgccctgctgaccccctgtacactgccctacaaacagCTGACCCTGTCctttgccctgctgacccctgtacactgccctacaaacagCTGACCCTGTCctttgccctgctgacccctgtacactgccctacaaactgctgaccctgtcctctgccctgctgaccccctgtacactgccctacaaacggctgaccctgtcctctgccatgctgaccccctgtacactgccctgctgaccccctaaaCACTGCCCTACAAACGGCTGACCCTGTCATctaccctgctgaccccctgtacactgccctacaaacggctgaccctgtcctctgccctgctgaccccctgtacactgccctacaaacttctgaccctgtcctctgccctgctgaccccctgtacactgccctacaaatgGCTGACcctatcctctgccctgctgacccctgtacactgccctacaaacagctgaccctgtcctctgccctgctgaccccctgtacactacCCTACAAACGGCtgaccctgtcctctgccctgctgaccccctgtacactgccctacaaatggatgaccctgtcctctgccctgctgaccccctgtacactgccctacaaatggctgaccctgtcctctgccctgctgaccccctgtacactacCCTACAAACGGCtgaccctgtcctctgccctgctgaccccctgtacactgccctacaaacagctcaccctgtcctctgccctgctgaccccctgtacactgccctacaaacttctgaccctgtcctctgccctgctgaccccctgtacactgccctacaaacagctgaccctgtcctctgccctgctgacccctgtacactgccctacaaacggctgaccctgtcctctgccctgctgaccccctgtacactgccctacaaactgctgacccctgtacactgccctacaaacagCTGACCctttcctctgccctgctgactccctgtacactgccctacaaacagctcaccctgtcctctgccctgctgacccctgtacactgccctacaaacagctgaccctgtcctctgccctgctgaccccctgtacactgccctacaaacagCTGACCCTGTCCTTtgacctgctgacccctgtacactgccctacaaacagCTGACCCTGTCctttgccctgctgacccctgtacactgccctacaaactgctgaccctgtcctctgccctgctgaccccctgtacactgccctacaaacggctgaccctgtcctctgccatgctgaccccctgtacactgccctgctgaccccctaaaCACTGCCCTACAAACGGCTGACCCTGTCATctaccctgctgaccccctgtacactgccctacaaactgctgaccctatcctctgccctgctgaccccctgtacactgccctacaaacagCTGACCCTGTCATctaccctgctgaccccctgtacactgccctacaaacgactgaccctgtcctctgccctgctgaccccatgTACACTACCCTACAAAcagctgacccctgtacactgccctacaaacagctgaacctgtcctctgccctgctgaccccctgtacactgccctac
This sequence is a window from Rana temporaria chromosome 10, aRanTem1.1, whole genome shotgun sequence. Protein-coding genes within it:
- the LOC120916147 gene encoding claudin-8-like; translated protein: MICYLVHILGILSGAIGMILTWVVCFLPQWRLAVLAENNSFVVEGGRIDGEWLSRWDGLWVTCLSQRRFTLECNDYGSRVSLTSDLKAGRVFLGFSIAMTVLAFILSLIGIIMSSCCSRCGESREDRRCLTLTAGVLYLLSVVLILIPVIWVIINVVRGSYDASLTRGAVRLEIGEAMMLAWPTIIFLLIGGIILCSSCCCSRELVNQGQYRPACDQGLVQRKRGGDERSCSTPRMQYI